Proteins encoded together in one Lathyrus oleraceus cultivar Zhongwan6 chromosome 5, CAAS_Psat_ZW6_1.0, whole genome shotgun sequence window:
- the LOC127085553 gene encoding E3 ubiquitin-protein ligase makorin isoform X1, with amino-acid sequence MSSRVCKFYARGICLKGDQCDFSHQRKDTHQRKDNPVDKQICSYYQKGSCAYGSRCRYKHVKASQASSSASLVPNCAVAHGVKLAPSWVPKVTRVPPPPCKHGVRSFQHNHQDSSDVGESSSTGSTSARLHGHLFCKFAAANCPFGHGCSRVHGNQCLYCRKYCLHPSDRREKENHLKTCDKKEKYVLALKNSEEIECNVCLERVLSKPKPSERKFGLLPECDHAFCLSCIRNWRNSAPSSEFETGNNINTVRTCPVCRQLSYFVIPSGIWYTTKEEKQEIIDNYKANCRLIDCKHFESGNGNCPFGASCFYKHTVKPGSYTWIHHRPPPQRKQTDFDMYDMLDMLSEVDLSSGEFYSIMRDSEFFDEMDPLEMMALSDSQAGGSVPCLGPFESDDEGDNFNVFRMAAMSEALDNLDDFGPDDFGPDDFDPDDFDELDPMEAALISMMMHSNIDEDSEDEY; translated from the exons ATGTCCTCCAG GGTTTGCAAGTTCTATGCCCGAGGGATATGTTTGAAAGGGGATCAATGTGATTTTTCTCATCAGAGAAAGGATACTCATCAAAGAAAGGATAATCCAGTTGAT AAACAGATTTGCTCCTATTATCAGAAAGGTTCTTGTGCTTATGGTAGTCGGTGCAGATATAAGCATGTCAAAGCTTCTCAAGCATCATCTTCGGCATCTTTGGTTCCAAATTGTGCTGTGGCTCACGGTGTTAAACTAGCACCGAGTTGGGTTCCGAAGGTTACAAGAGTTCCTCCTCCGCCTTGCAAGCATGGCGTAAGGAGTTTTCAACACAACCATCAGGACTCTAGCGATGTTGGTGAATCTAGTAGTACTGGTAGTACTAGTGCTAGACTGCATGGACATTTGTTTTGTAAATTTGCCGCGGCAAACTGTCCCTTTGGACATGGATGTTCTCGTGTTCATGGAAATCAATGTTTATACTGTAGAAAATATTGCTTGCATCCTAGTGATAGAAGAGAAAAAGAAAATCATTTGAAGACTTGTGACAAAAAGGAAAAGTACGTTCTGGCTTTGAAAAATAGCGAAGAAATAGAATGCAATGTTTGTCTCGAGCGTGTCCTTTCCAAACCCAAACCATCAGAACGGAAGTTTGGGTTGCTTCCAGAATGTGACCATGCTTTTTGTTTGTCATGTATCCGCAATTGGCGTAATAGTGCCCCAAGCTCTGAATTTGAAACGGGTAATAATATCAATACAGTTAGAACCTGCCCTGTTTGCCGCCAACTATCATATTTTGTCATTCCAAGTGGTATTTGGTATACTACAAAGGAAGAAAAACAGGAAATTATTGATAACTACAAGGCAAACTGCAG ATTGATTGATTGCAAACATTTCGAATCTGGTAATGGGAATTGTCCATTTGGGGCTAGTTGTTTTTACAAG CATACAGTGAAGCCTGGCTCATACACATGGATACACCACAGGCCTCCACCTCAACGTAAACAAACCGATTTTGATATGTATGACATGTTGGACATGCTCAGTGAAGTCGATCTATCAAGCGGAGAATTTTATTCCATCATGAGGGACTCAGAATTTTTTGATGAGATGGATCCATTAGAGATGATGGCTTTATCAGATTCTCAGGCTGGTGGTTCGGTTCCCTGTTTGGGTCCTTTTGAGTCTGATGATGAGGGGGATAACTTCAATGTTTTTCGAATGGCTGCTATGTCAGAGGCCCTAGATAACTTGGATGATTTTGGCCCTGATGATTTTGGCCCAGATGATTTCGACCCAGATGATTTTGATGAATTGGATCCTATGGAGGCAGCCTTGATATCCATGATGATGCATTCCAATATTGATGAAGATAGTGAGGATGAGTATTAG
- the LOC127085553 gene encoding E3 ubiquitin-protein ligase makorin isoform X2, protein MSSRVCKFYARGICLKGDQCDFSHQRKDTHQRKDNPVDICSYYQKGSCAYGSRCRYKHVKASQASSSASLVPNCAVAHGVKLAPSWVPKVTRVPPPPCKHGVRSFQHNHQDSSDVGESSSTGSTSARLHGHLFCKFAAANCPFGHGCSRVHGNQCLYCRKYCLHPSDRREKENHLKTCDKKEKYVLALKNSEEIECNVCLERVLSKPKPSERKFGLLPECDHAFCLSCIRNWRNSAPSSEFETGNNINTVRTCPVCRQLSYFVIPSGIWYTTKEEKQEIIDNYKANCRLIDCKHFESGNGNCPFGASCFYKHTVKPGSYTWIHHRPPPQRKQTDFDMYDMLDMLSEVDLSSGEFYSIMRDSEFFDEMDPLEMMALSDSQAGGSVPCLGPFESDDEGDNFNVFRMAAMSEALDNLDDFGPDDFGPDDFDPDDFDELDPMEAALISMMMHSNIDEDSEDEY, encoded by the exons ATGTCCTCCAG GGTTTGCAAGTTCTATGCCCGAGGGATATGTTTGAAAGGGGATCAATGTGATTTTTCTCATCAGAGAAAGGATACTCATCAAAGAAAGGATAATCCAGTTGAT ATTTGCTCCTATTATCAGAAAGGTTCTTGTGCTTATGGTAGTCGGTGCAGATATAAGCATGTCAAAGCTTCTCAAGCATCATCTTCGGCATCTTTGGTTCCAAATTGTGCTGTGGCTCACGGTGTTAAACTAGCACCGAGTTGGGTTCCGAAGGTTACAAGAGTTCCTCCTCCGCCTTGCAAGCATGGCGTAAGGAGTTTTCAACACAACCATCAGGACTCTAGCGATGTTGGTGAATCTAGTAGTACTGGTAGTACTAGTGCTAGACTGCATGGACATTTGTTTTGTAAATTTGCCGCGGCAAACTGTCCCTTTGGACATGGATGTTCTCGTGTTCATGGAAATCAATGTTTATACTGTAGAAAATATTGCTTGCATCCTAGTGATAGAAGAGAAAAAGAAAATCATTTGAAGACTTGTGACAAAAAGGAAAAGTACGTTCTGGCTTTGAAAAATAGCGAAGAAATAGAATGCAATGTTTGTCTCGAGCGTGTCCTTTCCAAACCCAAACCATCAGAACGGAAGTTTGGGTTGCTTCCAGAATGTGACCATGCTTTTTGTTTGTCATGTATCCGCAATTGGCGTAATAGTGCCCCAAGCTCTGAATTTGAAACGGGTAATAATATCAATACAGTTAGAACCTGCCCTGTTTGCCGCCAACTATCATATTTTGTCATTCCAAGTGGTATTTGGTATACTACAAAGGAAGAAAAACAGGAAATTATTGATAACTACAAGGCAAACTGCAG ATTGATTGATTGCAAACATTTCGAATCTGGTAATGGGAATTGTCCATTTGGGGCTAGTTGTTTTTACAAG CATACAGTGAAGCCTGGCTCATACACATGGATACACCACAGGCCTCCACCTCAACGTAAACAAACCGATTTTGATATGTATGACATGTTGGACATGCTCAGTGAAGTCGATCTATCAAGCGGAGAATTTTATTCCATCATGAGGGACTCAGAATTTTTTGATGAGATGGATCCATTAGAGATGATGGCTTTATCAGATTCTCAGGCTGGTGGTTCGGTTCCCTGTTTGGGTCCTTTTGAGTCTGATGATGAGGGGGATAACTTCAATGTTTTTCGAATGGCTGCTATGTCAGAGGCCCTAGATAACTTGGATGATTTTGGCCCTGATGATTTTGGCCCAGATGATTTCGACCCAGATGATTTTGATGAATTGGATCCTATGGAGGCAGCCTTGATATCCATGATGATGCATTCCAATATTGATGAAGATAGTGAGGATGAGTATTAG